In a single window of the Buchnera aphidicola (Aphis gossypii) genome:
- the rplT gene encoding 50S ribosomal protein L20 yields the protein MARVKRGVTAHARHKKVLKQAKGYYGARSRVYRVACQAVIKAGQYAYRDRRQRKRQFRQLWITRINAAVRQSKISYSKFIHGLKKASINIDRKVLSDIAIFDVCAFNVLVEKAKHALL from the coding sequence ATGGCTCGTGTAAAACGTGGCGTGACTGCTCATGCTCGTCATAAAAAAGTTTTGAAACAAGCAAAAGGTTATTATGGAGCTCGTTCTCGTGTTTATAGAGTTGCATGCCAAGCTGTCATTAAAGCTGGTCAATATGCTTACCGTGATAGACGTCAAAGAAAAAGACAATTTCGTCAATTATGGATTACGAGAATAAATGCTGCAGTTCGTCAAAGTAAAATCTCTTACAGCAAGTTTATACATGGATTAAAAAAAGCTTCTATTAATATTGATCGTAAAGTATTATCGGATATTGCGATATTTGATGTATGTGCGTTCAATGTTTTAGTTGAAAAAGCAAAACATGCTTTACTTTAA
- the pheS gene encoding phenylalanine--tRNA ligase subunit alpha produces MLMLEELWNIIENEIKNSHNINMLNEIKIKYLGKNGIFNNYMKNLKSFSFEEKKKYTTIINEVKKKTIFEIHEKKTELNKLILKKRIDQEKIDVSLPGRYIENGSIHPINHSIKLIKNFFYTLGFQSINGLEIEDEYHNFNALNIPKNHPARDSHDTFWFDENRLLRTQTSNMQIRIMKSKKPPMRFIFPGKVYRNDYDSTHTPMFHQIEGLIVEKNINFSHLKWIIYNFVFNFFNKKISLRFRPSYFPFTTPSSEVDIMTDSKKWLEILGCGMVHPLVLKNVNINSKIYSACAFGLGVERITMLRYGISDIRSFFENDLRFIEQFKYI; encoded by the coding sequence ATGTTAATGTTAGAAGAATTATGGAATATTATTGAAAATGAAATTAAAAATTCTCATAATATTAATATGTTAAATGAAATAAAAATTAAATATTTGGGAAAAAATGGTATTTTTAATAATTATATGAAAAACCTAAAAAGTTTTTCTTTTGAAGAAAAAAAAAAATACACTACTATTATTAATGAGGTTAAAAAAAAGACAATATTTGAAATTCATGAAAAAAAAACTGAACTAAACAAACTTATTCTCAAAAAACGTATTGATCAAGAAAAAATTGATGTATCCTTGCCAGGTCGTTATATTGAAAATGGTTCTATTCATCCTATCAATCATAGTATTAAACTTATAAAAAATTTTTTTTATACATTGGGATTTCAATCTATTAATGGTCTAGAAATAGAAGATGAATATCATAATTTTAATGCTTTAAATATACCTAAAAATCATCCTGCACGTGATAGTCATGATACCTTTTGGTTTGATGAAAACCGATTATTAAGAACTCAAACTTCTAATATGCAAATTCGTATTATGAAATCAAAAAAACCGCCAATGAGATTTATTTTCCCTGGAAAAGTTTATCGAAATGATTATGATTCAACACATACACCTATGTTTCATCAAATTGAAGGTTTGATAGTGGAAAAAAATATTAATTTTTCTCATTTAAAATGGATAATATACAATTTTGTATTTAATTTTTTTAATAAAAAAATTTCTCTTAGATTTCGTCCTTCTTATTTTCCATTTACTACTCCTTCGTCTGAGGTTGATATCATGACAGATTCCAAAAAATGGTTAGAAATTTTAGGTTGTGGAATGGTTCATCCATTGGTTTTAAAAAATGTCAATATTAATTCTAAGATATATTCTGCTTGTGCATTTGGATTAGGAGTAGAGCGAATTACTATGTTACGTTATGGAATTTCTGATATTCGATCTTTTTTTGAGAATGATTTAAGATTTATAGAACAATTTAAATATATTTAG
- the pheT gene encoding phenylalanine--tRNA ligase subunit beta: protein MKISEKWLREWVDPKINSLILSEQIVNSGIEIESIQKISPLFQGVVVGKIISCVRHKKFNFLKIIKVDVGKKNLLNILCKAENCRKEIKVAVAVIGSVLPNNIKINAKKIYDYKSEGMLCSFLELGLSYSNNNEIIEFPKSTPIGIDVNDYFLLEDNIIKVNTTANRPDGLSIMGIARNIAVINNMNIVLLKEKNNPVIKTNQFPIYVNSEEKDVNFFGRVIEKVNINVQTPFWMRKKLFMCEILSENIIMNIINYVLIEIGQPLNVLNSDMIDSFIQIKTNNEKKVFSLKKDLKIVLDKNTLAFFDKSKILFIPGNINSDLLEIDQNTKNIFLVSYSADRESIFNIIKTVGSNKILNYYNHGIDFSLQKYALEYATELIIEICGGNAGTISCYKNNSNLTYSNKIKLYYENINKIAGFFIDSKIFLNILLRLDYKIENKKKYWNVIPPTWRFDILIEEDVIGDILRIYGYDKISLVPLKTSFSHNFCQETDDFKKDYMLDHLSNSLVYRGYYEVITYPFVDPILQKNILLNNEKELFISNPISQDFSCMRRSLWPGLIKTLCYNKNRKQDSLRFFEKGLCFLIDDQRALGVHQQIFLGGVISGFNKKENWCSKRRKVDFYDLKGDLESILELICGLNNYKIKKCKVLGLHPNQSAKIVFNDNLIGNFGKIDPILEEKLDLNSDTFLFELFIDKIFDLKISNNFKVKDYSKFPSSRRDISILISDSILYADIIKVCRNCFLDQEVKINLFDIYKCENTPNKKSLGISFIFQNQRKTLKENEINLMLDYCIKTLINEFQIILRK, encoded by the coding sequence ATGAAAATTAGTGAAAAATGGTTACGTGAATGGGTTGATCCTAAAATAAATAGTCTTATTTTAAGTGAACAAATTGTTAATTCTGGTATAGAAATTGAATCTATTCAAAAAATTTCTCCTTTATTTCAAGGTGTAGTAGTTGGAAAGATAATTTCTTGTGTTAGACATAAAAAATTTAATTTTCTTAAAATAATTAAAGTAGATGTAGGAAAAAAAAATTTATTAAACATTTTATGTAAAGCTGAAAATTGTCGAAAAGAAATAAAAGTTGCAGTGGCTGTTATTGGAAGTGTATTACCTAATAATATAAAAATAAATGCAAAAAAAATTTACGATTACAAATCTGAAGGAATGTTATGTTCTTTTCTCGAATTAGGTTTATCTTATTCTAATAATAATGAAATTATTGAATTTCCGAAGAGCACTCCTATAGGTATCGATGTTAATGATTATTTTTTGTTAGAAGACAACATCATAAAAGTTAATACAACTGCTAATCGACCAGATGGATTAAGCATTATGGGTATAGCTCGTAATATAGCAGTTATAAACAATATGAATATAGTTTTATTAAAAGAAAAAAACAATCCTGTTATTAAAACAAATCAGTTTCCAATTTATGTTAATTCAGAAGAAAAAGATGTTAATTTTTTTGGAAGAGTTATTGAAAAAGTAAATATTAATGTTCAAACCCCATTTTGGATGAGAAAAAAATTATTCATGTGTGAAATATTATCAGAAAATATCATAATGAATATTATTAATTATGTTTTAATTGAAATTGGCCAACCATTAAATGTGTTAAACTCAGATATGATAGATTCTTTTATTCAGATTAAAACGAATAATGAAAAAAAAGTTTTTAGTTTAAAAAAAGATCTCAAAATAGTATTAGATAAAAATACATTAGCATTCTTTGATAAATCAAAAATATTATTTATTCCTGGAAATATAAATTCTGATTTATTAGAGATTGATCAAAATACTAAAAATATATTTTTGGTTTCATATTCAGCAGATCGAGAATCTATTTTTAATATTATTAAGACAGTTGGTTCTAATAAAATTCTTAATTATTATAATCATGGTATTGACTTTTCCCTCCAAAAATATGCTCTAGAATATGCAACAGAATTAATCATTGAAATATGCGGTGGAAATGCAGGTACTATAAGCTGTTATAAAAATAATTCCAACTTAACTTATTCAAATAAAATTAAATTATATTATGAAAATATTAATAAAATAGCTGGTTTTTTTATTGATTCTAAAATTTTTTTAAATATTTTGTTACGTCTTGACTACAAAATAGAAAATAAAAAAAAGTATTGGAATGTTATCCCCCCAACTTGGAGGTTTGATATATTAATCGAAGAAGATGTAATAGGTGATATACTTCGAATATATGGTTATGATAAAATTTCATTAGTTCCATTAAAAACAAGTTTTAGTCATAATTTTTGCCAAGAAACAGATGATTTTAAAAAAGATTATATGTTAGATCATTTGTCTAACTCACTTGTTTATAGAGGTTACTATGAAGTAATTACCTATCCATTCGTTGATCCGATTTTACAAAAAAATATTTTATTAAATAATGAAAAAGAATTATTTATCTCAAATCCTATTTCTCAAGATTTTTCTTGTATGCGTAGATCATTATGGCCAGGCCTTATTAAGACTCTTTGTTATAATAAAAATCGCAAACAAGATAGTCTCCGTTTTTTTGAAAAAGGATTATGCTTTTTAATAGATGATCAAAGAGCTCTTGGAGTGCATCAACAAATTTTTTTAGGAGGGGTGATTAGTGGTTTTAATAAAAAAGAGAATTGGTGTTCTAAGAGAAGAAAAGTAGACTTTTATGATTTAAAAGGTGACTTAGAATCTATATTAGAATTAATATGTGGTTTGAATAATTATAAAATAAAAAAATGTAAAGTATTAGGATTACATCCAAATCAAAGTGCAAAAATTGTATTTAATGATAATTTGATTGGTAATTTTGGGAAAATAGATCCAATTTTAGAGGAAAAATTAGATTTAAATAGTGATACCTTTTTATTTGAGTTATTTATTGATAAAATTTTTGATTTGAAAATTTCTAATAATTTTAAAGTTAAAGATTATTCTAAATTTCCAAGCAGTCGTCGTGATATTTCAATATTAATATCCGATAGTATTTTGTATGCAGATATCATTAAAGTATGTAGAAATTGTTTTTTAGATCAAGAAGTAAAAATTAATTTATTTGATATCTATAAGTGTGAAAATACTCCTAATAAAAAAAGTTTAGGAATTAGTTTTATTTTTCAAAATCAAAGAAAAACTTTAAAAGAAAATGAAATTAATTTAATGCTTGATTATTGTATAAAAACATTAATAAATGAATTTCAAATTATTTTAAGGAAATAA
- a CDS encoding integration host factor subunit alpha: protein MVLTKAKISENLFEKLKLTKRDAKSFVDFFFEEVRKSLEKGENVKLSGFGNFELKNKKERPGRNPKTGEKVIISKRRVVTFKAGQKLKNRVEYCFMKSKY, encoded by the coding sequence ATGGTATTAACAAAAGCTAAAATTTCAGAAAATTTATTTGAAAAATTAAAATTAACTAAACGTGATGCAAAATCATTTGTAGATTTTTTTTTCGAAGAAGTTAGAAAATCTTTAGAAAAAGGAGAAAATGTTAAATTATCTGGTTTTGGAAATTTTGAATTAAAAAATAAAAAAGAACGTCCAGGTCGAAATCCAAAAACAGGAGAAAAAGTAATTATTTCAAAAAGACGAGTTGTTACTTTTAAAGCAGGTCAAAAATTAAAAAATCGTGTTGAATATTGTTTTATGAAATCTAAATATTAA
- the queA gene encoding tRNA preQ1(34) S-adenosylmethionine ribosyltransferase-isomerase QueA — protein sequence MNLSNFSLDIPKSLIAFYPSPIRSQCRLMIVNGNTGEITHKFFFNLINEINAGDLVVFNNTEVIPARLYGFKESGGKIEVLLEKILSNNNILAYLKSSNLVNINSKLFFGTYNDIEGYVISYKKPFYEIKFDNNQISSFDIFHKYGHIPLPPYIKRKNLKLDENLYQTIYKKNLGSIAAPTAGLHFDAILLEALFKKGINTDFVTLHIGSGTFQPVRTVQIEKHIMHAEHAYVSADLIDKIKVCKKNGGRIIAVGTTTLRALESAYNSTFWNNSKNYSKSTNIFIYPGYKHHVVDALITNFHFPESTLIMLVSSFLGYRNTIHAYREAIKKKYRFFSYGDAMYITYNTLAPYEKI from the coding sequence ATGAATCTTAGTAATTTTTCTTTAGATATACCAAAGTCATTAATAGCTTTTTATCCTTCTCCGATACGAAGTCAATGTCGTTTAATGATTGTCAATGGTAATACGGGTGAAATAACTCATAAATTTTTTTTCAATCTTATTAATGAGATTAATGCCGGTGATTTAGTTGTTTTTAACAATACAGAAGTTATCCCTGCGCGTTTATATGGTTTTAAAGAGAGTGGAGGAAAAATTGAAGTTTTACTTGAAAAAATATTAAGTAACAACAATATACTAGCATATCTTAAATCATCAAATTTAGTTAATATTAATTCTAAACTTTTTTTTGGAACATATAATGATATTGAAGGTTATGTAATTAGTTATAAAAAGCCATTCTATGAAATTAAATTTGATAATAATCAAATTTCATCTTTTGACATTTTTCATAAATATGGGCATATACCTTTACCTCCTTATATTAAAAGAAAGAATTTAAAATTAGATGAAAATTTATACCAAACTATATATAAAAAAAATTTAGGTTCTATTGCCGCACCGACTGCAGGTTTACATTTTGATGCGATTTTATTAGAAGCACTATTTAAAAAAGGGATAAATACAGATTTTGTCACTTTACATATAGGTAGCGGTACATTTCAACCGGTTAGAACCGTGCAAATAGAAAAACATATTATGCACGCGGAACACGCTTATGTTTCCGCTGATTTAATTGATAAAATTAAAGTATGCAAAAAAAATGGAGGACGTATAATAGCTGTTGGTACTACTACATTACGAGCTTTAGAGAGCGCATATAATTCTACTTTTTGGAATAATTCAAAAAACTACTCAAAAAGTACTAATATTTTCATATACCCTGGTTATAAACATCATGTTGTTGATGCGTTAATTACTAATTTTCATTTCCCTGAGTCAACGCTAATTATGTTGGTATCTTCTTTTTTAGGATATCGAAATACTATTCATGCCTATCGTGAAGCAATTAAAAAAAAATATCGTTTTTTTAGTTATGGAGATGCAATGTATATTACATATAATACACTCGCTCCTTATGAAAAAATATAA
- the tgt gene encoding tRNA guanosine(34) transglycosylase Tgt: MKFQVISQEKQARYGVFHFNKQRIETPIFMPVGTYGTVKSLSTEEIQNTGSKIILANALHLYLRPGKDVIKLHGNLRNFMNWNGPILTDSGGFQIFSLSKFCKVNEKGVMFKNHINGQSLFLTPELSMEIQLNLGSNIIMVFDECISYTKDWVKTKNAMEKSLNWSKKSREYFDLHKKNDNLLFGIIHGGIYEKLRKISLKELIKMNFDGYALGGLAVGESKTEMYNILNYIVPKMPQNKPRYLMGVGKPEDLIESVYRGIDMFDCVLPTRNARNGHLFVTNGIIKIRNKKYKKDLSVLDKTCLCYTCKNYSRSYLHHLDSCNEILGARLNTIHNLHYYQTLMCNIRNAIKEKRFDNFIENFYNQKKINSHL; this comes from the coding sequence ATGAAATTTCAAGTTATAAGTCAAGAAAAACAAGCAAGATATGGGGTTTTCCATTTTAATAAACAACGCATAGAAACTCCTATTTTTATGCCCGTAGGCACATATGGAACAGTAAAAAGTCTTAGTACTGAAGAAATTCAAAATACTGGTAGCAAAATAATTTTAGCTAATGCGCTGCATTTATATTTAAGACCAGGAAAAGATGTCATTAAATTACATGGAAATTTGAGAAATTTTATGAATTGGAATGGACCTATTCTTACAGATTCGGGTGGATTTCAAATTTTTAGTCTTTCAAAGTTTTGCAAAGTTAATGAAAAAGGAGTAATGTTTAAAAACCATATTAATGGTCAAAGTTTATTTTTAACACCTGAGCTTTCAATGGAAATTCAATTGAATTTAGGTTCAAATATCATCATGGTTTTTGATGAATGTATTTCATATACCAAAGATTGGGTAAAAACAAAAAATGCCATGGAAAAATCGTTAAATTGGTCGAAGAAATCTCGTGAATATTTTGATTTACATAAAAAAAATGATAATCTTTTATTTGGAATTATTCATGGAGGAATATATGAAAAGTTAAGAAAAATCTCTTTAAAAGAATTAATTAAAATGAATTTTGATGGATATGCTTTAGGTGGTTTAGCCGTTGGTGAATCTAAAACTGAAATGTATAATATTTTAAATTACATTGTTCCAAAAATGCCACAAAATAAACCAAGATATTTAATGGGGGTAGGAAAACCAGAAGATTTAATAGAAAGTGTATATCGTGGTATAGATATGTTTGATTGTGTTCTTCCAACACGAAACGCTAGGAATGGACATTTATTTGTAACTAATGGTATAATAAAAATTCGAAATAAAAAATATAAAAAAGATTTATCTGTTTTAGATAAAACATGCCTTTGTTACACTTGTAAAAACTATAGTAGATCATATTTACATCATTTAGATTCTTGTAATGAAATTTTAGGTGCTCGTTTAAATACCATACATAATTTACATTATTATCAAACATTAATGTGCAATATAAGAAATGCAATCAAAGAAAAAAGATTCGATAATTTTATAGAAAATTTTTATAACCAAAAAAAAATAAATTCGCATTTATAA
- the yajC gene encoding preprotein translocase subunit YajC translates to MNILIDNAVAAAKQPIEGSSYSLIFMLLIFLLIFYFMLFRPQQKKEKERKNLMKLITLGDEVMTTSGFLGRVKNITENGYILLELNDANEVFVKKDFIISLLPKNTLESLKK, encoded by the coding sequence ATGAATATTTTAATTGATAATGCCGTTGCTGCAGCGAAGCAACCAATAGAAGGAAGTTCTTATTCTTTAATTTTTATGTTATTAATTTTTTTGCTAATTTTTTATTTTATGCTTTTTCGTCCTCAACAAAAAAAAGAAAAAGAACGAAAAAATCTTATGAAGTTAATTACTTTAGGTGACGAAGTAATGACAACTAGTGGTTTTTTAGGTCGTGTAAAAAATATCACAGAGAATGGATATATTTTATTAGAACTAAATGATGCAAATGAAGTGTTTGTGAAAAAAGATTTTATAATTTCATTGCTTCCCAAAAATACTTTAGAATCTTTAAAAAAATAA
- the glyS gene encoding glycine--tRNA ligase subunit beta, translating into MKKTFLVEIGTEELPSRILYNVITIFYENFVDALNLNNIEYKKVNYFATPRRLALKILDIDSSQKIKKILKKGPSLKDSFDKNGIPTKSACSWAKHIGIKIHEANQLKNKKGAWLVYYIQQKQEKIEILLPKIVEMSLKNINIKNLMRWEINNIKFFRPVRNILMMLDDKIINKKIFNINSKNKIHNHISFKEEEIYLRHAQEYPSVLLKNSKIIADYDIRRETIKKEIKDIAKKVNGSTEINLKLLEEINSTVESPKGVLATFKKKYIKCIPNEILVYIIEKQQKCFPIYNEKKILPYFIFITNIHSKKDNQIILGNEKVMEARLSDVMFFLKKDRKTKLLDYLPLLKKVLFYKDLGTLYDKTIRLQSLVDFMSNNHKKTDLIKSAVLSKCDLITEMVFEFPELQGVIGMHYALQNQEKHEIALSIKEQYLPAFSEDILPSSLMGSILSIADKIDTLCGMFLINQVPSSNKDPFALRRAALGIIRIIINKNISLDLKFLIFNSLKIYNKKELDYISISKKIINFFKLRLLSFYEKKGYNIKVVQSVLSCQITDILDINERVKIISNFEKEKQLKPILLIIKRISNILNVYKQDINNIKININLIKIEEEKNLFKEINNFNNDIKQLLIEKKYQIILLKLKNFEKPVNNFFDRAKINHCDIEIKNNRLILLKKIKTIFFKIANFSYLY; encoded by the coding sequence ATGAAAAAAACATTTTTAGTTGAAATAGGAACAGAAGAACTCCCTTCCAGAATATTATACAATGTAATCACTATATTTTATGAAAATTTCGTTGATGCATTGAATTTAAATAATATTGAATATAAAAAAGTTAATTATTTTGCTACCCCTAGAAGATTAGCATTAAAAATTCTAGATATTGATAGTTCCCAAAAAATAAAAAAAATTTTGAAAAAAGGACCTTCTTTAAAAGATTCCTTTGATAAAAATGGAATACCAACAAAATCTGCATGTTCTTGGGCTAAACATATTGGAATTAAAATACACGAAGCAAATCAATTAAAAAATAAAAAAGGTGCATGGTTAGTATATTATATACAGCAAAAACAAGAAAAAATTGAAATATTGCTTCCTAAAATAGTAGAAATGTCATTAAAAAACATTAATATTAAAAATTTAATGCGATGGGAAATAAATAATATTAAGTTTTTTCGTCCTGTTCGAAATATTTTGATGATGTTAGATGATAAAATAATTAATAAAAAAATTTTTAATATTAATTCTAAAAATAAAATTCATAATCATATTTCCTTTAAAGAAGAAGAAATATATCTTAGACACGCTCAAGAATATCCGTCTGTTTTATTGAAAAATAGTAAAATAATAGCTGATTATGATATTAGAAGAGAAACAATTAAAAAAGAAATTAAAGACATCGCAAAAAAAGTAAATGGATCTACGGAAATCAACTTAAAACTTTTAGAAGAAATAAATTCAACAGTAGAATCACCTAAGGGTGTTTTAGCTACTTTCAAAAAAAAATATATTAAATGCATACCAAATGAAATTCTTGTTTATATTATAGAAAAACAGCAAAAATGTTTTCCAATATACAATGAAAAAAAAATTTTACCATATTTTATTTTTATTACCAATATACATTCAAAAAAAGACAATCAGATTATATTAGGCAATGAAAAAGTCATGGAAGCTAGATTATCTGATGTAATGTTTTTTTTAAAAAAAGATAGAAAAACGAAATTATTAGATTATCTCCCTTTGTTAAAAAAAGTGCTGTTCTATAAAGATTTAGGTACGTTATATGATAAAACTATACGATTACAATCACTAGTAGATTTTATGTCAAATAATCATAAAAAAACTGATTTAATAAAATCAGCAGTTTTGTCTAAATGCGATCTCATTACAGAAATGGTATTTGAATTTCCAGAATTACAAGGAGTTATCGGAATGCATTATGCTCTTCAAAATCAAGAAAAACATGAAATTGCTCTTTCCATTAAAGAACAATATTTACCAGCTTTTTCTGAAGATATACTTCCATCTAGCTTAATGGGGTCAATATTATCCATTGCTGATAAAATAGACACTTTATGTGGTATGTTTTTAATTAATCAAGTACCATCATCCAATAAAGATCCATTTGCTTTAAGAAGAGCGGCTTTAGGAATAATACGTATTATTATCAATAAAAATATATCTTTAGATTTAAAATTTTTAATTTTTAATAGTCTTAAAATTTATAATAAAAAAGAGCTAGATTATATATCAATATCTAAAAAAATTATAAATTTTTTTAAATTAAGATTGTTATCTTTTTATGAAAAAAAAGGATATAATATTAAAGTAGTTCAATCGGTTTTATCATGTCAAATAACAGATATTTTAGATATCAATGAAAGAGTTAAAATAATATCAAATTTTGAGAAAGAAAAACAATTAAAACCAATTTTATTAATAATAAAAAGAATATCTAATATATTGAATGTATATAAACAAGATATAAATAATATTAAAATTAATATTAATTTAATAAAAATAGAAGAAGAAAAAAATTTGTTTAAAGAAATAAATAATTTTAACAATGATATAAAACAATTGTTGATAGAAAAAAAATATCAAATAATTTTATTAAAATTAAAAAATTTTGAAAAACCTGTAAATAATTTTTTTGATCGAGCAAAAATAAATCATTGCGATATTGAAATTAAAAATAATAGATTAATTTTATTAAAAAAAATAAAAACTATTTTTTTTAAAATAGCAAACTTTTCTTATTTATATTAG
- the glyQ gene encoding glycine--tRNA ligase subunit alpha, whose protein sequence is MKNRENTFYRLIQILKKYWIKQECTIFQPLDLPMGAGTFHNITFLGTIGPEPIKAAYVQYCRRPTDGRYGKNPNRLQSYYQFQVIIKPPVKNIQSMYLESLNLLEIDEKNNDIRFIEDNWENPTLGAWGVGWEVWLNGMEITQFTYFQQVGGIECNPVTVEITYGLERIAMHMQNQSNVYDLIWNSNRFQTITYGDIFKKNEIEQSQYNFEYSNIDLLFEYFEQYMLESNNLISLKKPLLLVAYEKILQANHIFNLLDARKAISSSERQNYILKIRSITKKIAKEHLKLKNKNFNVEIKREENEKNIFS, encoded by the coding sequence ATGAAAAATCGTGAAAATACTTTTTATAGATTAATTCAAATTTTGAAAAAATACTGGATAAAACAAGAATGCACTATTTTTCAACCATTAGATTTACCAATGGGTGCAGGAACATTTCATAATATAACATTTTTAGGAACAATTGGTCCTGAACCTATTAAAGCTGCTTATGTACAATACTGCAGACGACCAACTGATGGGAGATATGGAAAAAACCCAAATCGCTTGCAAAGTTACTATCAATTTCAAGTAATTATTAAACCTCCGGTTAAAAACATTCAAAGTATGTATTTAGAATCATTAAACTTACTTGAAATAGATGAAAAGAATAACGATATACGTTTTATAGAAGACAATTGGGAAAATCCTACTTTAGGAGCTTGGGGCGTCGGATGGGAAGTTTGGCTTAATGGAATGGAAATTACTCAATTCACCTATTTTCAACAAGTAGGTGGAATAGAGTGTAATCCTGTAACTGTAGAAATTACATATGGTTTAGAAAGAATAGCAATGCATATGCAAAATCAATCAAATGTATATGATTTAATTTGGAACTCAAATCGATTTCAAACGATTACTTATGGTGATATTTTCAAAAAAAACGAAATAGAACAATCACAATATAATTTTGAATATTCAAACATTGATTTATTATTTGAATATTTTGAACAATATATGTTGGAATCAAATAATTTAATAAGTTTAAAAAAACCATTACTCTTAGTAGCATATGAAAAAATATTACAAGCAAATCATATATTTAATTTATTAGATGCGAGAAAAGCAATATCTTCTAGCGAACGTCAAAATTATATTTTAAAAATTAGAAGTATTACTAAAAAAATTGCGAAAGAACATCTCAAACTAAAAAATAAAAATTTTAATGTAGAAATAAAAAGAGAAGAAAATGAAAAAAACATTTTTAGTTGA
- the folE gene encoding GTP cyclohydrolase I FolE, whose product MIKISQEAQLAHNALLSKGLENPILKEYNGIEEKERELLIAKYIYKIMYILNLDTKNDSLKNTPDRISKMYNKEIFLGLDYKNFPKITFIENVIKSSDIIIVRDITLMSTCEHHFITIYGKADIAYIPRKKIIGLSKINRIAQFYSKRPQIQERLTKQIRVVLQTLLGTKDIAIVLNMNHFCVKTRGICDVNSTVITSSLKGLFKTRKSIRDQFLFKNNL is encoded by the coding sequence ATGATCAAAATTAGTCAAGAAGCTCAATTAGCTCATAATGCTTTGTTATCAAAAGGTTTAGAAAATCCTATTTTAAAAGAATACAATGGTATAGAAGAAAAAGAAAGAGAATTATTAATTGCTAAATATATATATAAAATTATGTATATTTTAAATTTAGATACAAAAAATGATAGTTTAAAAAATACCCCTGACCGTATATCGAAAATGTATAATAAAGAAATTTTTTTGGGTTTAGATTATAAAAATTTTCCGAAGATTACATTTATAGAAAATGTAATTAAGTCAAGTGATATAATTATTGTTCGTGATATTACATTGATGAGCACTTGTGAACATCATTTTATTACTATTTATGGAAAAGCAGATATTGCATATATTCCTAGAAAAAAAATTATTGGGTTATCCAAAATAAACAGAATTGCACAATTTTATTCAAAAAGACCTCAAATTCAAGAACGCTTGACTAAACAGATACGAGTAGTATTACAAACTTTACTTGGTACTAAAGATATCGCAATTGTTCTTAATATGAATCATTTTTGTGTTAAAACACGTGGTATTTGCGATGTCAATAGCACTGTTATTACTTCTTCTTTAAAAGGATTATTTAAAACTAGAAAAAGTATTCGTGATCAATTTCTTTTTAAAAACAATCTATAA